In a genomic window of Melitaea cinxia chromosome 25, ilMelCinx1.1, whole genome shotgun sequence:
- the LOC123665868 gene encoding putative nuclease HARBI1: MKAAACVVALLIIRKLRRRKRLKKTRQCWIRPLFQQRVKNLKVINYEIHYRTTQFLRLTLEEFEHIHTLVEPFIKKTDTHWRVAITTKERLAITLRYLATGDSYTSLQYIFHVSKQTISKIVPEVCDALVKALKDVIKLPVSEQDWKIVSKEFEEKWNFPHVIGALDGKHITIQAPFRSGTEYYNYKKYFSIVLLALVDSNYNFMYVNVGSQGRISDGGVFKHCELYRKLENNQLNVPAPEILNIPYTTKVPYVILGDQAFALTKYMLTPFAGIHSKGSKERIFNYRLSRARRVVENAAV; the protein is encoded by the exons ATGAAAGCGGCCGCGTGTGTTGTAGCTCTACTTATTATTCGAAAATTACGCAGAAGGAAGAGACTGAAAAAAACAAGGCAATGCTGGATACGACCACTTTTCCAACAGAGGGTAAAGAATTTGAAAGTGATTAATTATGAAATCCACTATCGAACAACACAGTTTTTAAGATTGACCTTGGAAGAATTtgaacatatacatacactGGTGGaaccatttattaaaaaaactgataCACACTGGCGTGTAGCAATAACGACGAAAGAGAGACTCGCAATAACTTTGCGATATTTGGCCACAGGAGACTCATATACTAGTctacaatatatatttcacGTGTCAAAGCAAACAATCTCAAAAATAGTCCCAGAGGTGTGCGATGCCCTAGTGAAAGCTCTGAAGGATGTGATAAAG TTACCAGTATCGGAACAAGATTGGAAGATAGTCTCTAAAGAATTCGAGGAAAAATGGAATTTCCCACATGTCATCGGTGCTTTGGACGGAAAACATATAACTATTCAGGCTCCTTTTAGAAGCGGCACCGagtattacaattataaaaaatattttagtattgtaCTTTTAGCATTAGTAGActcaaattacaattttatgtacGTTAACGTTGGAAGTCAAGGTCGAATATCAGATGGAGGCGTTTTTAAACATTGTGAATTGTACCGAAAGTTAGAAAATAATCAACTTAATGTACCAGCAccagaaattttaaatatacccTACACAACAAAAGTACCCTATGTCATATTAGGAGATCAAGCTTTTGCTTTAACTAAATATATGTTGACACCTTTTGCAGGAATTCATTCAAAAGGGTCTAAAGAACGGATTTTTAACTACAGACTATCGAGAGCACGTAGAGTAGTTGAAAATGCGGCTGTGTGA